The segment acctcggagtcaTCCTGGCCAGCACCCTCACCTATCATCAACACCTGAtgagggtggctgataaactgaaagcaagggtcaacatcatcaggaaacttgcaggcaacagctggggatccaatgcacacagCCTCCGTACCGTACCGCAAGCTTAGCCCTggtctactcaacagccgagttttgctcaacagcttgggctaatagctgtcACACCAAACGAGTGGACACCGTCCTCAACTCTGCAATGCaggtcatcacagggacgcttaagtcaacacctttgcagttgCTCCCGATCCTCTCACATCGCCCGTCCCAGCAgacacagaagggagaggatgttgaaagattggtgcaccatcgatactaaccctgaccttcccatccatgctgacttgaacaatctgcccaacatgcgcctgaagtcccgcaaacccttctagTCTTCAGTCAAacccctggaagactttgaccccaagaccgaGTGgcacagagcctggaaagatgccaacaccaacaacagagaggtcatcacagaccccacaatgtaaaccactgggatttgacctccatcgcaagcaatggctaaccctgaccAGAATCCACACCcgccatgcaagaacagcccatcacctgcactagtgagggatgacagacagccccgCTTGCGACtgtggatatccagaccagaccatcccacacatcgtgaatgactgctcacggAGGCTTTTCCCTGGAGggatcaaggccatccacccagcaactgatgctgccctggcctggatgtctacccttgacctacagctttaggctgtgcacgccatatgcaAGACGGCTTCCACCAGTCTGAGAATATGTCAAATGCTTTAAAGCACTCTTGAAGGTATAGGCAAAGAGTTTCTTTGATACAACTACAATATCTTCAGAGCATTTTAGGAACTGTCAATCTCAGAATTAATAGCATTCCTTGTTTTcacttctcagttttaaatgaggtGTCCCAGAATATCCTGGTTGGAACGGACAAGGGGGTCAGATACAGCACCACTGGGTTTATTGCTCAGGTGACAAGAaacagcagatactggaattttgagcaaaacataaaatactggaagaactcagtcgactttcatatgaagaaagactggatagactcggcttgtactcgctggaatttagaagattgagggggggatcttatagaaacttacaaaattcttaaggggttggacaggctagacgcaggaaggttgttcccgatgttggggaagtccagaacaaggggtcacagtttaaggataagggggaagtcttttaggaccgagatgagaaagttttttttcacacagagagtggtgaatctgtggaattctctgccacagaaggtagttgaggccagttcattggctatatttaagagggagttagatgtggcccttgaggctaaagggatcagggggtatggagagaaggcaggtacgggatactgagttggatgatcagccatgatcatattgaatggcggtgcaggctcgaagggccgaatggcctactcctgcacccccattttctatgtttctatgatcaggcAATatttgtagagggaatggactgaaggatggtcccaacttgaaacagcATCTGTCCATTCCGTCTGctgatccagcactttgtgttttgctcaagatataTTGCATCTTCCAGGTTGCACTAACAATGGGATCATTTCTTCAAGAATGAGGGATGGTGGCTTGGGACTTCCTAGCTAGAAAGGTTCATTTTACCAGATGCCCATAAATTTATTAAGAAATGCAAGAGCTTTCAGCCAGTGATAGTCTGGTTTCTCTGTTTTTTCAAGTTGCTGGAATTAGCTCAGATGAATTTATTGCGTGATATAGGAATTTGAAATGGTTGAGTGCAAGGCCATTTATTGACACTGTTGTGGATTAGATCATTTACTGATGTGTTGTACTGGATGCCCCAACTGGAGACTTCTTCATCCACATCCCACACCCATCCACAATTAAAGGTCGTCACCTTCTCTGTAGATGTGGCTAAGCCATAGTACTGGTGCTTCAAAGGATCTCCTTACTTTTCATGCATTTAAGCTGGAATGCCTTTAATGACAGCAATGCAGTCCCAACGTTAAACCCTGCTTTGTGCTTCCCCTATTAATCACCCATTGTTGCATGCCACTATGGAAAGAAATCTTTTAAGTTTCGCAAAGCAATTATCTAGCCAGACACTCCTAATTTGGAAAGAAACAGAAAGATTGTTTTAATACAGTGGGAAAATCACTACAGGTTAAGTAATTATATCACTCATATTCCAGTACTGTGAATATTAATCTGCACAAATTATacaagatcatttttcaatggcaACAAGCCAATACTAATACCTAGGAGCTTTAAAAATTGTTCTCGTTTTATATTCCTTGCCTTGTAAGATTAGTACATACTTGCAGTTTAGCTGCCTCCTTAATTGATAAATAAAACACAGGTTTTATTAGGTTAGAGCTTCAGATAGAGCATATTCGTATCTGGTTCATTTCtgcttcatttaaaaatatttgaccCATGCTGGTTCACAGCTGGAATCTTTCTGCCAAGTAATCTGTGGAGATTTACATTTGTGGACAATCTTAACAGGAAAGGGTCCCGTTGTCACCAACATTGTTAGCAGAGAGTAGGTTGTACATCTGACCACTCTTCCCATTTCTATAGCTTTGTGGAATCGCAGTGTAGATTCGATACTCCAATCCGCACAATGGAACACTTCAAAATAACATTCTGTAAAAACACACTGAATGACAAATGCAAGGCAGCAAATTAAAACAAAAGTCACAAAAATATTCTGCACCATTAAATAAACTGCTCTCACCAATACATGAATTTACCTCACATTTCTAAATAAATGTACAGACTGTGTTTCTATCGACTTTTGTAAACATTCTCTTCTTCCACTTCGGAGATTCATACACTGGTCTCAGGCGTCGGTACGATTTCCCCATTTTCTTCCATATCGCTTTTCAGGAACTGCTCCACTTCCACGGAACCCGCAGCTCCCTGCTCCAGCTCCCCTTGCCTCTCCCCTTGCACAGCTTCCTTCGGCTCATCCTCGGGTGGTTTAGCCTTCCCAGTTATGCAGAAATAGTTTCCGATAGTCAGTATCAGGGCCGAGAGGACCACCTCAGAGCCAGCCAAATAAAAAACATACCTGTAAACCCTTGTAGCGTCCAACAGTTTGCCTGTAACaagtacaatgcaaaagaaaaatcaATACATTCATCACACAAAATCCAGCATTCATGCAAGAAAAATCACCTCAAGCAAAAACAGTTTTCCCCACATGGTTAAATCAGATATTCAGGATCATTCTCagcaatgtagaacagtacagcacataaacagaccctttagcccaatgtttgtgccaaacatgcctAGCCGAAtggatctcttctgcctgcacataattcataactttccgttccctgcatatccatgtgcatcttaaacggcactatcgtatctgcctcctccaccaccactggcagtgcgtcccaggcccccaccacctcctgtgtgttaaaaataaataaaaacttgctctgcatattccattaaactttccctctctcaccttattgcgatgccctctaatgttggaaagaggttctgactgtttatcctatctatgccattcataattctacatacttctatcaaatctcccctcaacctccaaagttccaaagaaaacaatctcaagtctatccaacctctgcctgtagctgaaagcctctaatccaggcagcattctgataaatctctgcatcctctccaaagcttccacacctttcctgtaatgaggcaaacaagattgcacacaatattcccaaATGAAGCCCAACCAAATTCCTTTCCAGTTGCatcaagacttcctgactctcTTGCTCAATGCCCCCAGCAATGAAAACAAGCAGGCCATATCCcacctttaccaccctatctaccctaTTTACTGGTGTTGCCACCATAGTGGAATATGAACTtagactccaagatccctttgcAATCAATGCCcgcaagggtcttgccattaactgtatgctCCCTCCCTACATTCCACCTCCCATATTGCAGCACCTTGCACTTGCCCAAgttaaaccccatctgccatttccctgcctactctgcagctggtctatatccctctttttcttctgacagccttcctcactgtctgcaactcctccaattttggtgtcatcaaacttactcaccaacccatctacacttTCAACGAGGTCATTCATAGATATCACAAACAGAAGAGGTCCAAGCGCAGATCCCTGCTGAacttcacagacctccagccagaatatccacTTTCCACCTCATCTACCCTTCCCAGTCTTTGCTTTTACTTCTGGTATCTCCACTCCTGACCCTGATGGCTCTAGTGAATAGACTCACTGGAATCACATTTGTGActctttcttccttcctttcccccccccccccacctgttttTTGTTAATGTTGTTGTGTGCACACGTACTTACCAGCACCTGGTGGTCCTACCAACACGGCCATTGCTtccatcaacaacaccagtccAATCGCACTGGGGAACTTCTCGGTTCCAACAATTGTCATCAACACCTCGAACTGCAGGGCGCCCACCATTCCATAGGACATTCCAAAGAAAATACAGAACACGGTCAGTCCGCCATAATCGTGACCAAAGGAGCCGCCCAAATCAGTGATCCCGTTGAAGAGCATTGCAAAGCCAAAGAAATATACTGTTCGGGGGCGAACAAATTTTGTACTGGCGAGAATACCACAGAGAGGGCGGGCAAAAATGTCCACAAATCCCAAGATGGATAACAAGAATGCAGCATCTGTGTCTGGTACTCCCAAGTCTTTTGCATAGTTTACTATGAAGACAGGAGGAACAAAGAGTCCAAAGACCATGACAGAAGCCGCGATGGTGTAAATGACAAAACCTCGGTCCTTGAAAACAGAGCAATCCAGCAGCTTCTGTTTGGGCTTCACTGATGCCTCCTTATTCTCTTCCAGTTTGGCTTTCTCTTTGCGGCTTGGCTTCAGTGGTCTCATCAAAGCTGCACAGGCACAGCAGTTGAGCAGCAGACCCCCTAAGATGAGGAAGCCCCCTCGCCACCCGTACGACTTGGTCAGCATCTGGCCCAACGGGGAGAGGACACACAGGAACACGGGGCTCCCAGCTGCACTCAGGCCATTGGCCAACGGTCGTCGCTTGTCAAAGTAGCGGTTTATCATGATGAGAGATGGTTGAAAGTTCAAGGCTAGACCCAGACCtgggagaaaaagaaaaaaaacaaggttcgtttagttttagtttagagcatggaaacttcagagtcaacgccgaccatcactagttctgtgttattccactttctcacccactttgTCCCtatgcattagggacaatttacagctaattaatctacaacccacacgtctttaggatgtgggaaggaaaccagagcacccggaggaaacccacatggtcacagggagaatgggcaaactccacacacagcaccagagatcagggtcgaaccagggtctctggcgctatggggCAGCAGCTTTACCCATTGCATCACTGTACCACCTTTCATTTCTTTGATTAATTTTTCTAGGGTAATTaggaaggattattcacaatgaaATGAAATCAGTTTAATTTTAAGAAAGCATACATGGATGCAGATATATTAAATATCATAGTATACTAGACTAAGTGGGCCCATTCCTTGTTGGGCTCCCATTTTGACTTAGGAAAATtaagttttttctttaaaataaatggctttaaaaaacaacaaaaaaatctcaatgaagaAGTCCCGACAGACAACCAGGGCGCTTGGAGCGGGAAGAGCTGCCGACCAATCAGAGCGGTGGCGgcgctcccccccaccaccacgtgGAACCGGGACCAATTGGTCACCGAgcgttttatttaaattaaatggcgttttttaaatttgtttaaatTAACGTTTTTCTAAAATGAAATAAATACAAAAgaaagtggcatttaaaaaaaaaaaagaaatacatctttctttaaaataaaatgttatttctTTAAACTAAACGGCTTTTAAGGTGAAAGAAATATAAATGATAATAGCGATCTTTAAAACAGAGGAAGAAATCTTTTAAAATAAAGCCTTGCCTGTTTAAATTAAACGGCTTTTTACAAAATGAAATtggccaagtggacctgttgggcctaaacctctcctgcattggtccagcaccctctccacccccactccctccccaccacccactcacccattccatcgcccctccacccccctcctcccactcacccctcaaccccccccctccctcacctcctcaacccccccccactccatcccccccgaaccccccaaacctctcctacattggtctgacatcctctcccactcctccccttcccctcttccccactcacccaccccatctccctcaaccccccttatctccccctccactcaccctctccaccccccatgaaaccccctcttcccccccactccatccccactcaaccccccttccctcccccaactcacccactccatcccccaataccactcctccctcctcaaccccctcccctccccaccaccccccttatccctcccccactcaccccctcaacccccctcctccccctcactcaatccccctgaacccccctcctcccactccatccccccatacccactccatcccccatgaacccccctcctcccactccatccccgctcaaccccccttacttccctcccaactcacccactccatcccctaacaccactcctcccctcctccacccccacccccccactaagTTGGGGAGCATCTGTTATGGATggatgggccccaactgcgcatgcgtggaCTGTATCTATAGTGGACTGTATCTATAGTAATATGCTATAGTAATATactatagatagatatagatagatactaTAGATAGATATCCCCCTAAATCTTTCCTAAATCTTTCCTAATTTTTCATTCTATATTGATCTTTAGTGAAAAGATGATCAATAAGGAATTGGAATTTGATTGATTGGCTGGATGCAGTAGCTTTGCTGCCTGTACAAACACGAACTAACTAGACAGCTGGACCCTGTGCAGGCTATTTTTACAACCTTCCACATGAGAATTGAAATGTGACTGAGAGCAAGGGCACTGGAGTTTGTGGTCAATGGCAAACTCACTGCACCAATCAAGAGATATCtgcaggcacaaggaactacaaaaaacatagtactggagtaactttggtcaggcagcatttctggaggatgtGAATAGGTTGGGACACTTACTCGGACTAATGAGTAGTGGGGAGAACACTGGAAGAGataggtggggtgggacaaagactggcaagtgatagcaAGATACCAGCGAAGACGAgtatgattggcagatggattggaaaaaggccagtgatgaaaagacaaaaagttgtGAGGCAAGGAAAGGGGACtggaatgtgaagccagaggaagggatataggtggatggAGATGGGGAGATTAGGATAAATTACTGTTGTCCAGGTGGGAGACAGAAACAGGGAAGGTGGGCTGATTGGGACggtacataaaattggagaattcatcgtTTATActgatgggttgtaagctacccaagataacagtataacagtataacagagctttatttgtcgttcggtaccgaagtaccgaacgaaactacatagcagtcatagaaaaaaagaacacaagacacatagccccaacacaaacgtccatcacagtgactccaaacaccccctcactgtgatggaggcaacaaaacttccactctcttccccacgcccacggacagacagctcgtccccgaccgacccgcacagtccccgcaccgggcgctgaaacgtctcgcggccgaaccgggcgatgaaaggccccgcgaccaagccttgcgcagctaagtcccgtggtcgagccgcaccagcgatgaaaagtcccgcagccgagccgcaccgggcgacgttaagtcccacagccgagctgcaccgggcgatgtaaagtcccgcagccgagccgcaccgggcgatgtaaagtcccgtggtcgagctgcaccgggcactgttaagtccagcggccaagccgcaccgggcgatgtaaagtccagcggccgagccgcaccgggcgatgttaggccccgcagccgagccgcaccccgcgccgtgaggaagagaaaagtttcccccaccccccccccccgcccacaccaccaccccccacacatacacaaccaaaaaaaaacacaaaaaacatcccaacaccgacacacaaccaaaaaaaaggaaaaaagacgaacagactgctagcgagccgccacTTCCAAGAGAGGCTATCATGACATTATCAAAGGCGAACTAGCATTACAGATGTGTGTGATATTCTAGGTCCCAGTGACACAGCGAGGGAGTGCCTTACTGGCAAGTGGGCAAtaacaagatgtgtaggaaaaacaaaactgcaggtcctggttaaaatcgaaggtagacacaaattgctggagtaactcagcaggtcaggcagcattttgggaaagaaggaatggcgacgtttcgggtcgagatccttcttcagagtttacCTTCCAAATGAAAAGGTAGTAACTGACAACTTACCCGACTTaatttgtactaaatgttattccctttatctgtacacagtggacagcttgattgcaattatggaaagtctttccactgactggatagcatgcaacaaaagttcttCACGAtaactctgtacatgtgacaataaatgatagacaaaatgctggagtaactcagtgggtcaagacatcatctctggagaaaatgagtagGCAAAGTTGTGTGTCTGAACCTTTTAGTCtggctgacccacagagttactgcagcattttgtgtctaatctacCACAGTAGATTTTGTGACATTTTGTCAttagacattttgtgtctaatctacCACAcgatcaacatttcaggtcagcaatGAACTTGGGAACCATTCcctacagatgctcctcaacctTTCCCAAGTGGATCAGATTGGATTTCTAACATCCGTGTATATACCCGACTTTATTAAAAATGTTACATTTTAGCTTTAACAACTCCTTACCAGTGAGAACTCCAACCGTGAAGTAGATCTGGATGATGCTAGTGCACAGCGACGCCAGGATCATACCCGCCGATGCAAAAAACCCTCCCACCATCATCACAGGACGACAACCAAAGCGATTGACAAGAACACTGGATATCGGTCCTGGCAGAAGGGGAGAAAGGTCAGTCAGGTAAGTTGCCTATTTGTAAGTATTTAATTCAGCATAAGTTTGCCTAGCATAGAAGACTTTTAAGTCAGagttaataatttaatattttacaTCTCTTCCATTCGACCAagaaccagtcccatttgcctgtattcgactcgtatccctctaaaccttcctcaTCCGCATATCTgttcaaacgtcttttaaatgttgaactacagacgctggtttacataaaaggtcaaagtgctggagtagcttagctggtcagacagcacctctggagaacatggacagataacagcagtttgaagaagggttccgacccgaaacatcacctattcatgttctccagagatgctgcctgaaccgctgagctactccagcactttgtgtcttttaaatgtcattattgtagcCGCTTcatctacctccactggcagctcattccaaatacccaccactctcGGTGAAGAAAAATGCCCCTCAAAGATAATTTCCCTTTCCCGCGTCACTAATGCACCATTATGAAAAACAAATCTATTTTTGGTTCCCATTGttacattataatttaaaaaaatgtctttGAGGTGAGCTTTTACATTCACACTGTGTCACACCTGTATCTTAGAAAcagccactccctgcacactagggcaaATTTTACAGAGGGCTATTAATCTACAATTGTGCACATAttcgggatgcgagaggaaactggagcacccagaggaaaccttcgcagtcactgggaaaacgtgtaaactccacacagacggcgcgTGTTgttaggattgaatccgggtctctggcgccgtgaggcagcagctctaccagctgcaccactgtgctaactTTTTCCTCAAAAGAAAAAAGGCCTTTTCTCTTTGCTTGTTTTCAATAAAAAGACAATAACAATGAAAAGAATAAACTGGTAATGATTTCTTTGAACTCCTGGTGAAGTGTGTGTGCAGGCACTGATAAGCAGGGGTAGCCtgcaggggaagggaaacatgTGATCGATCACTCACTGCACCAGAGCCAGCAGGAAAGCCAGCTGCAGGCAAAGTTCATTATTTAACCCAAGCCGCAAGCCTTGTGAATTGAGCAAAAGATTTAAATCCCCAAATTAATCTGTTAATTTGAGTAATTTCTGGTTGAAATAAAAGCAGTTGCATGCAAATATAGaaaatgtttatattttaaatatgtcctccttccctccctggcTGCGTACAAATTGCTGCGTAAACCCACATCCATGCACTCTCTACCACAGCGACAATCTACAAAAAGGGAACACCGTACAgggttctctaattttaagtaacacctCTTTTCCCTGCCCCTCCCACTACAGTgctcacacatttctcccaccatctcctacCCCCCCACCTCAGtcgccctgctcctttcccctcatcCGTACAATCAACTCCTATACCCGAGTCCCAATTCACCTCATCCTCATTCTTTCTCCTCCCCACTACCCTatccccttccaccaatatccctccctccagcttcacatttcactcctctttttaTTTGGcacttgtctccttttcatctctcgtCCTTTTCACCCATACGCTACTTTTATTGTGCACACTAggaagaatttacagaagccaattaacctagaaacctgcacatctttgggatgtgggaggaaaccagagcacccagaaaaaacccacgcggtcacagggagaatgtacaaactccgtacagacagcacccgtaaacaGGATCGATCCCAAGTCTATGGCCCTGTGacacagcaactctatcactgcacctctgtgctgcccgTATAACTATTACCATTCTTGGTTGCATGTTACATGCATCACTAAACACTAAAGTAAAAAATGTTCCAAATTACGATTTagattgtgaataaacgttgATCACATCCAGTCACTACCCAGTTTAGACTGACCTGTTCCGTACAACATGGCAAGTACAATGGATGagatccatgctgtatcactgtacCCAACATGGAACTCCTTGATTAATTCCTTGAAGAAAACGCTGACGGCTTTCGGAAAAGCGTAAGAGAATCCAGTGATGACAAAGCTGCCAGCGAGAATGGCCCAGCCCCAGCCGCCATCCGGGGCATGCACTCTTGGGCCTTTATCATCTGCTGCTACCGCACCCATGGCTCAGGGCAAAACCTGCAGAGTAAAAGAAGTTGCTGAAAACATTCATAATTCATTAAATCACGTAGCAATTACTGGCCAGCGGGTTCAAAGTGAACTATGCTAAAATAGAAAGGATTAAGATAAGTAGTGATAGATATTTGAGAAATATTCCTGTTATGAATGTGCTGTGGCAAGAACTCGAGGACTGAATGAGTTTTCCCCATTCAGACATAGTTTAACATTTAAATTATTGCTCGAAGCCACATAGAAATTACATGCAATCTCCTGCTCAGAACAAACAAGTTCAGGACACCACCAGGAGAAATGCCATTTTGCTAGGAGTTTGTTACTCTCCCACCAGTTGAGGTGGAAAATCACCCCAAGCACTCTCCATATTCAATCAATTATACACAGAGTTAAGAAGCgtctcgccccaaaacatcacctgcccattccctcagtttgcgctgtctgacctgctgagttcctccagttttttAAAAGATATACAAACATATTTTGGATCTCTGTATCCTTGCCTTAATAGAAATATTTGCCAGAAATTGTCCATGAAGACTGTGATCACTTTCTGACCCACGGGTGCAATTATCATGTCTGTGTTGCAATGTACAATAAATGTGCACACAAATATTTATAATGAAAATTTAAAGGCAGCAAATGCTCACTTTAAACTACATTGGAAGTGCATTGTGTATCCATGTTCCAGTAGACTCCCTCCCTCAAAGTTGCAATTAAATTAACCTGGAGTACATATTTGTTTGCTAATGTTTTCAATGCTCTGCTAATTGTGTGCAAACAGGCCTtccaattgaagaagggtctcgacccgaaaagtcacccactcctctctcgagacatgctgcctgtcccgcggagttactccagcattttgtgtctaattccaATTCCCTGCTTTAGGACTATGCCCGTCCACATCCCCTCTTGCCAGTGGACCAACTAATCATTATATATTTTTGCTGTATTATTCGAAGTACTGCATTTGCTTTGTGTTGGAAGAGCTCATCTATAGCCCGAGAAGAGATGAAGGTGATTCACCCTGTGGCCATGGACTTCATGCGGAGAATACAAAGCGGGAAACTCTTTTTCACATTGTTTCTTATGTCCGTGTCTGGGTCAGCTGAGAGACAGTGACTGGGGCTGTTCTCTCCTGTACAAATCAAGTTTAGCTTTAACAATTGTGGACTCTTTTCCAGGTTCGGCCATGGAAATCAACCTAcccc is part of the Rhinoraja longicauda isolate Sanriku21f chromosome 6, sRhiLon1.1, whole genome shotgun sequence genome and harbors:
- the LOC144594498 gene encoding monocarboxylate transporter 4-like; protein product: MGAVAADDKGPRVHAPDGGWGWAILAGSFVITGFSYAFPKAVSVFFKELIKEFHVGYSDTAWISSIVLAMLYGTGPISSVLVNRFGCRPVMMVGGFFASAGMILASLCTSIIQIYFTVGVLTGLGLALNFQPSLIMINRYFDKRRPLANGLSAAGSPVFLCVLSPLGQMLTKSYGWRGGFLILGGLLLNCCACAALMRPLKPSRKEKAKLEENKEASVKPKQKLLDCSVFKDRGFVIYTIAASVMVFGLFVPPVFIVNYAKDLGVPDTDAAFLLSILGFVDIFARPLCGILASTKFVRPRTVYFFGFAMLFNGITDLGGSFGHDYGGLTVFCIFFGMSYGMVGALQFEVLMTIVGTEKFPSAIGLVLLMEAMAVLVGPPGAGKLLDATRVYRYVFYLAGSEVVLSALILTIGNYFCITGKAKPPEDEPKEAVQGERQGELEQGAAGSVEVEQFLKSDMEENGEIVPTPETSV